One window from the genome of Leptospira broomii serovar Hurstbridge str. 5399 encodes:
- a CDS encoding TetR/AcrR family transcriptional regulator, with the protein MSKNVGWKKLPEGIRRESILEGAMRCFFSKGFEKTSVQDIADAAGLTKGGIYFHFESKEDIRDTLIREFLNLDRFGFREPEVAALPAHLRLGEYLERLANRLAIDGNCSPRLFAEATANGGTMEDEIIAFYDSLEAIFTATIEEGQKKGTLVATVSASVLARTILAVFDGLQIQSDISPTRRELQSRGRDVLRSFFKNLLFVHKPDCD; encoded by the coding sequence ATGTCCAAAAATGTCGGTTGGAAGAAACTCCCGGAAGGAATTCGAAGAGAATCCATACTAGAAGGGGCAATGCGTTGCTTTTTCAGTAAAGGATTCGAAAAAACATCCGTTCAGGACATTGCAGACGCTGCAGGATTGACCAAAGGAGGAATCTACTTTCACTTTGAAAGCAAGGAGGACATCCGGGACACCTTGATTCGAGAATTCTTGAATCTGGATCGTTTTGGGTTCCGAGAACCGGAAGTTGCCGCTCTCCCGGCTCACCTTCGTCTAGGCGAATACCTGGAGCGACTTGCAAATCGACTCGCCATCGATGGAAACTGCTCGCCACGCTTATTTGCCGAGGCTACCGCTAACGGCGGAACGATGGAAGACGAAATCATCGCTTTTTATGATTCTCTTGAAGCAATCTTTACCGCTACTATCGAAGAAGGTCAGAAAAAAGGAACACTTGTCGCAACCGTTTCGGCCTCGGTTCTAGCTCGCACTATATTAGCCGTCTTTGACGGATTACAGATTCAATCCGATATCTCCCCGACTCGCCGAGAATTACAAAGTCGGGGACGAGATGTTTTGCGTTCATTCTTTAAGAATTTACTTTTTGTACATAAACCGGACTGCGATTAA
- a CDS encoding GlcG/HbpS family heme-binding protein: MTFAQSQPVVYGNSITLEQAKKVMAAAEAEAKKNNWLMAIAIVDAGGNLVLFQKLDGTQLGSIEVAKLKASTANNFKRPSKSLEEAIANGGIGLRILAIQGIAPLEGGELILMDGKIIGAIGVSGAQSTQDGQVARAGVAALKQ, translated from the coding sequence ATGACATTCGCGCAATCACAGCCGGTTGTTTACGGGAATTCGATTACCTTAGAACAGGCAAAAAAAGTAATGGCGGCTGCGGAAGCGGAAGCAAAGAAAAATAATTGGCTTATGGCTATCGCAATTGTGGATGCGGGTGGAAATTTGGTTTTGTTTCAAAAGTTGGATGGAACCCAGTTGGGCTCGATCGAGGTTGCGAAATTAAAAGCGTCGACTGCTAATAATTTTAAAAGGCCGTCAAAAAGTCTGGAGGAAGCGATTGCAAACGGTGGAATCGGATTACGAATCCTTGCAATTCAGGGAATTGCACCTTTGGAAGGCGGAGAATTAATTCTCATGGATGGAAAAATTATCGGTGCAATCGGCGTTTCCGGAGCGCAATCAACTCAGGATGGTCAAGTCGCCAGAGCTGGAGTCGCCGCGCTGAAGCAATAA
- a CDS encoding neutral/alkaline non-lysosomal ceramidase N-terminal domain-containing protein has translation MNTVQNQKRRPRFLVVAVIIQIALLVLACGSTAHYKITYKKPEASSRTRGLVAGASKIDLTPPPGMPLAGYSMLAETEKGFRTRIYARVFYIKKDANDPVVLIQSDLLSGSLLIHHLLAERLAATTDISSGGIVFAGTHTHSAPANFYDNNFYNEFASNKPGFDKAWTEFVLDRLTTAVQDAYKNARPAKIGSGKTLVWGLTRNRSLDAYRANKNSGFTELKPEIQYQTINPELVMIRIDAQDKDGKFKPLGAFSTFSVHGTTIPDSTEVVNADVFAYPERMLEKKIRIEHKPSWDPIHALNNSTHGDNSPDYRESMQGFIESKRIGEAIGKRALDLFDSLGASLRSDISISFNSKEVDVYEEPKFGETEICDRPYVGTALTGGAEDGQTPILFWTPFFAEGWPRWFFTGGCQGHKRIVGFKYLQPIVLPKSKFPHKLLFQSVRIGDTLLLPLPFEVTKESGRRFVEATVQANGSSIKNASVISCANGYFGYVTTPEEYTRQHYEGGHTLYGPGTQPFLQAHLVDLTKNLPLTGGKESFPSAWEYELDAKDHYPSAESFSGNRAVVKIPQLVLAEENLEKHWVFRYRDVGSSKISLHETLVSIEYKDEGSDWKSLLSDGEVVNDRGVDIEVKKIGNAGDGMAIYEVRWYNPEQIGKRKYRFSIHSRENLGEFVSPEF, from the coding sequence ATGAACACCGTCCAAAATCAAAAAAGAAGACCGCGGTTTCTTGTAGTCGCGGTCATAATCCAAATCGCTTTGCTAGTACTTGCCTGTGGAAGTACAGCGCATTATAAAATTACCTATAAAAAACCCGAAGCGTCGTCTCGGACAAGGGGCTTAGTCGCTGGCGCTTCCAAGATCGACCTGACTCCTCCTCCAGGAATGCCGTTAGCTGGTTACTCGATGTTGGCGGAGACCGAAAAAGGATTCCGTACGCGAATCTATGCCAGGGTTTTTTATATTAAAAAGGATGCAAACGATCCTGTCGTTTTAATTCAGAGTGATCTTTTATCGGGATCGTTACTTATTCATCATTTACTTGCAGAAAGACTTGCTGCTACTACGGATATTTCCTCTGGCGGAATCGTATTTGCGGGAACGCATACTCATTCTGCACCGGCTAATTTCTATGATAATAACTTTTACAATGAATTCGCTTCCAACAAACCCGGATTCGACAAGGCTTGGACGGAATTCGTTTTAGATCGTTTAACGACGGCTGTTCAGGATGCATACAAAAATGCGCGACCTGCAAAAATCGGTTCTGGTAAAACCCTAGTTTGGGGGCTGACTCGTAATCGATCTTTAGATGCATACCGCGCGAATAAGAATTCAGGTTTTACCGAATTGAAGCCGGAGATTCAATATCAGACGATTAATCCCGAATTGGTCATGATTCGAATCGATGCTCAAGATAAGGATGGTAAGTTTAAACCTCTCGGAGCGTTTAGTACATTTTCAGTGCATGGAACTACGATACCGGATTCTACAGAAGTTGTAAATGCGGATGTTTTCGCGTATCCGGAAAGAATGTTGGAAAAGAAGATTCGAATAGAGCATAAACCTAGTTGGGATCCGATTCACGCTCTAAATAATTCAACTCACGGAGATAATTCACCTGACTATCGGGAATCGATGCAGGGTTTCATTGAATCGAAACGAATCGGAGAAGCGATCGGAAAACGTGCATTAGATCTTTTTGATTCGTTGGGTGCATCTTTGCGTTCCGATATAAGCATTTCGTTTAACTCGAAAGAAGTCGACGTATACGAAGAGCCTAAATTCGGAGAGACCGAGATTTGCGATCGACCGTACGTCGGAACTGCATTAACGGGCGGAGCAGAAGACGGTCAGACTCCGATTCTTTTTTGGACTCCTTTTTTTGCTGAAGGATGGCCTCGCTGGTTTTTCACCGGCGGATGCCAAGGACATAAACGCATAGTAGGATTTAAATATTTACAACCGATCGTTTTACCTAAATCAAAATTTCCTCATAAACTTCTATTTCAGTCGGTAAGAATAGGAGACACATTACTTTTACCTTTACCATTTGAAGTCACAAAAGAATCCGGTAGGCGATTTGTTGAAGCTACAGTTCAAGCGAACGGATCTTCGATTAAGAATGCATCGGTCATAAGCTGTGCAAACGGCTATTTCGGATACGTCACCACTCCCGAAGAATATACACGTCAGCACTATGAAGGAGGTCATACGCTTTATGGTCCGGGGACGCAGCCATTCTTGCAGGCTCATTTGGTGGATCTGACTAAGAATTTACCTTTGACAGGCGGTAAGGAATCTTTCCCTTCTGCTTGGGAATACGAACTTGACGCAAAGGATCATTATCCTTCAGCGGAATCATTTTCCGGAAACCGAGCGGTCGTCAAGATTCCGCAGCTGGTTCTCGCCGAGGAAAATTTAGAAAAACATTGGGTTTTCCGTTACAGGGACGTTGGTTCTTCGAAAATTTCACTTCATGAAACTCTTGTGTCTATTGAATATAAAGACGAAGGAAGTGATTGGAAATCGCTCTTATCCGACGGTGAAGTTGTTAACGATCGTGGCGTTGATATTGAAGTGAAAAAAATCGGAAATGCCGGCGACGGGATGGCGATTTATGAAGTTCGTTGGTACAATCCAGAGCAAATCGGAAAAAGAAAATATAGATTTTCGATTCATTCTCGGGAAAATCTAGGAGAGTTTGTTTCACCCGAGTTTTAG
- a CDS encoding tail fiber protein: MSIPNPNKTRAWDRSTPNDGLLFDAEYTSLYANDNSLQTQIANLQSQIDSLTNTISQVAVPLGGVIEFDFPTIPANFLVANGQVVSRTTFSALWTLIHRTISGLTPATSKVQSTAHGLIAGQLVKFSFTGGGITTNTPYYVVNPTANDFQISLTPGGAVLTLTSNQTGDLISHIQYGFGDGSTTFTLPDRRGVFARGSGQHASRAKAAGGNYDGGAIGQENQDLFQGHNHYTENGRNLPWNSLGPFYNTSGDGTANTRIGSPTTDGINGTPRTGNETAPASTAVQYIIRVI, from the coding sequence ATGTCTATCCCCAATCCGAATAAAACGAGAGCCTGGGATCGGTCGACTCCGAATGACGGTTTGCTTTTCGATGCAGAATATACATCTCTATACGCGAATGATAATTCGTTACAAACACAGATCGCGAATTTACAATCTCAAATCGATTCTTTGACCAATACCATTTCTCAAGTTGCAGTGCCGTTAGGCGGAGTGATCGAGTTTGATTTTCCGACCATCCCGGCAAATTTTTTAGTAGCGAATGGACAAGTTGTATCAAGGACGACGTTCTCCGCTTTGTGGACTTTAATTCATCGAACGATTTCGGGTTTAACGCCTGCGACAAGTAAAGTCCAATCTACGGCACATGGACTGATCGCCGGGCAATTAGTAAAATTCTCTTTTACGGGCGGGGGAATTACGACAAATACACCGTATTACGTCGTTAATCCTACGGCCAATGACTTTCAAATCTCGTTAACTCCGGGCGGAGCAGTCTTAACTTTGACTTCCAATCAGACGGGGGACCTGATCTCTCATATCCAGTACGGTTTCGGCGATGGTTCGACCACATTTACTTTACCGGATCGTCGAGGAGTCTTTGCCCGAGGATCAGGACAACATGCGTCGAGAGCTAAGGCAGCCGGCGGGAATTATGACGGCGGGGCGATTGGTCAAGAGAACCAAGACTTATTTCAGGGGCATAATCATTATACTGAAAACGGCCGGAACCTTCCTTGGAACTCCCTAGGACCATTTTACAATACTTCAGGGGACGGCACCGCTAATACGCGAATTGGAAGCCCAACAACAGATGGAATAAATGGCACTCCAAGAACTGGAAATGAAACAGCCCCGGCTTCTACTGCCGTTCAATATATTATTCGTGTTATATGA
- a CDS encoding tail fiber protein, with the protein MSLPNPNKSRTWDRNTSNDGLLLDVEFNRLYANDNAVQAQRDSDIANLQAQINALMASIGQQSNIPLGAIIEYDFSDIPQGFQIANGQTVSRAAYPALWAKLHRSVTGIVPTTNTIQSAAHGLSAGQLIKFSFTGYGITLNTFYYVINPTTNDFQISLTLGGMPVSFSTTPPTQAPGVSISPAVSLPGLIMPAPGGAISVSIDLLVHVQYGFGDGSSTFTLPDRRGVFARGAGLHATRAKAAGGNYNGGAIGFEGQDAMQGHFHAPPDALGIAPGSVYPSGPISFQSAVIQVGSPTTDGINGTPRTGNETTPASTGVQYIVRVQ; encoded by the coding sequence ATGTCGCTACCAAATCCGAATAAGTCTAGAACCTGGGATAGAAATACGTCAAATGACGGTCTTCTTCTCGATGTGGAATTTAATCGCTTATATGCAAATGACAATGCTGTTCAGGCGCAAAGAGACAGCGATATTGCGAATTTACAGGCACAGATTAATGCGTTAATGGCATCCATTGGACAACAATCGAATATTCCGTTAGGCGCGATTATCGAGTATGATTTCTCCGATATTCCCCAGGGCTTTCAGATTGCAAATGGTCAAACCGTTTCGAGAGCCGCGTATCCGGCGCTTTGGGCAAAATTACATCGGTCCGTTACGGGAATTGTTCCTACGACAAACACGATTCAATCAGCGGCTCATGGATTGAGTGCGGGGCAATTAATAAAATTCTCATTTACCGGTTATGGAATTACGTTGAACACTTTTTATTACGTTATTAATCCTACAACAAACGATTTCCAGATATCATTAACGTTAGGAGGCATGCCGGTAAGTTTTTCAACGACTCCACCTACTCAAGCTCCTGGAGTATCGATATCACCTGCCGTTTCTCTACCAGGCTTGATTATGCCAGCGCCTGGGGGAGCTATCTCTGTTTCAATCGATCTTCTTGTTCATGTGCAATACGGTTTCGGCGACGGTTCCTCCACATTTACCCTTCCGGATCGCAGAGGTGTTTTTGCCCGAGGCGCCGGGTTGCATGCCACAAGAGCGAAAGCGGCCGGCGGGAATTATAACGGGGGGGCTATTGGCTTCGAAGGACAAGATGCTATGCAGGGGCATTTTCATGCCCCACCGGACGCTCTTGGCATTGCACCGGGTTCAGTATATCCGTCAGGACCGATTTCGTTTCAATCAGCTGTGATACAAGTTGGAAGTCCAACAACAGATGGAATAAACGGGACCCCGCGAACCGGCAATGAAACGACACCGGCTTCGACGGGCGTTCAATATATCGTTAGGGTTCAGTAG
- a CDS encoding baseplate J/gp47 family protein yields MTFGVTVQGFNRKLYSDILQSLEDRARLPENFGPDIDLSPYGELGMILQNVAKEIDTVWQGLEDTYYSKYINLADGVQLDRIVAQGGISRLPARKSVVQVTILGNIGATVPSGFLIQTPQGIQFEVVTPAVLTSAAGVEFTFRSIDTGSQTNVPAGAITDIVTPAAGINSISNSQPSLGGGPVETDAELRQRYKDRESSGGSSLPAIRETVLRVPNVTTVFVYENATSVVVDGRPPHSIEIVVSGTAADSDLGTAIFNSKPAGIETFGTHSFTVADANGQTHVMNWSVPTAKVVNVIVNITKNANWTDSNIPVVKTRVVQAIGGADTIGTQVVEYHGLNVGQSVVAWEIIANLDKIPGIDDVTVWTAFAPAVPSSSAKLVVGATEFAQTFTANITVNVA; encoded by the coding sequence ATGACGTTCGGAGTTACCGTACAGGGTTTTAATAGAAAATTATATTCCGATATTCTGCAATCCTTGGAGGATCGGGCCCGTCTGCCGGAAAATTTCGGTCCCGACATCGATCTATCGCCCTACGGAGAGCTAGGAATGATTCTGCAGAATGTTGCGAAGGAAATCGATACCGTCTGGCAGGGTTTGGAAGATACTTACTATTCGAAATATATAAATTTGGCCGACGGAGTCCAACTGGATAGGATTGTAGCCCAAGGCGGTATTTCTCGTTTGCCTGCCAGAAAATCTGTCGTTCAGGTTACCATCCTCGGCAATATCGGTGCGACAGTTCCTTCTGGATTTCTGATTCAGACTCCCCAAGGCATTCAGTTCGAGGTGGTCACTCCTGCAGTTTTGACCAGCGCAGCGGGCGTCGAATTTACGTTTAGAAGTATCGATACCGGGTCCCAAACAAACGTTCCGGCTGGGGCGATTACGGATATAGTTACACCTGCCGCCGGAATCAATTCCATCTCGAATTCGCAACCTTCTTTGGGAGGAGGACCGGTAGAAACCGATGCCGAATTGAGGCAACGATATAAGGACCGGGAATCGTCTGGCGGTTCCTCCTTACCGGCGATTCGTGAAACGGTACTCCGCGTTCCAAACGTTACTACCGTTTTCGTTTATGAGAACGCGACAAGCGTTGTAGTGGACGGTCGACCGCCTCATTCCATCGAAATCGTGGTTTCGGGTACCGCAGCGGATTCGGATTTGGGAACGGCGATATTCAATTCTAAACCCGCTGGAATCGAAACATTCGGTACTCATTCCTTTACGGTAGCCGACGCAAACGGACAGACACACGTAATGAACTGGTCGGTTCCTACCGCCAAAGTCGTCAACGTCATCGTAAACATTACGAAAAATGCAAATTGGACCGACTCCAATATTCCCGTCGTTAAAACGAGAGTCGTGCAAGCTATCGGCGGTGCGGATACGATCGGAACACAGGTCGTCGAATATCACGGATTGAATGTCGGCCAAAGCGTGGTTGCTTGGGAGATCATCGCGAATTTGGATAAAATTCCTGGGATAGACGACGTGACGGTATGGACTGCGTTTGCTCCGGCGGTTCCGTCGTCTTCCGCCAAGCTTGTGGTGGGAGCAACCGAATTCGCTCAAACGTTTACGGCTAACATTACGGTGAATGTGGCATGA
- a CDS encoding Gp138 family membrane-puncturing spike protein, which produces MSFSELLETYVDMRERGIQVGMVCKIESFNASTMRADILPLVKEQNILDEVSDYPVIPDVPVQFVQIGAGCYIKPFYQQGDLVWVGFSTFDIRKSLNAQKETVTLESKTFGLENACVLARIAERSWTEPQNLIKFENGKLTLKVGSTEVSIGSSGVEVTGDFKASGNVEGGHVIENGLSIGQIKSGFNAHQHPFVAATPPTAVTGTPL; this is translated from the coding sequence ATGAGTTTTTCCGAACTTTTAGAAACGTACGTGGATATGCGGGAACGTGGAATTCAGGTGGGGATGGTTTGCAAAATCGAATCCTTTAATGCATCCACTATGAGAGCTGACATTCTGCCGCTAGTAAAGGAACAGAATATTTTAGACGAAGTATCGGATTATCCCGTGATTCCGGACGTGCCCGTTCAATTCGTCCAGATCGGAGCGGGTTGTTATATCAAACCTTTTTACCAACAAGGCGATCTGGTTTGGGTCGGTTTTTCCACTTTTGATATTAGGAAAAGTTTAAACGCGCAGAAAGAGACCGTAACCTTGGAATCGAAAACCTTCGGTTTGGAAAACGCCTGCGTATTAGCGAGAATCGCGGAGCGATCTTGGACAGAACCCCAAAATTTAATCAAATTTGAAAACGGAAAATTAACTTTGAAGGTAGGCTCGACTGAAGTATCCATCGGTTCTTCCGGGGTCGAAGTGACCGGAGATTTCAAGGCCTCGGGCAATGTGGAAGGCGGGCATGTGATCGAAAACGGTCTTTCGATCGGACAAATCAAATCCGGATTTAATGCTCATCAGCACCCTTTTGTGGCAGCGACACCTCCGACCGCCGTAACTGGAACACCATTATGA
- a CDS encoding phage protein: MTALYNRVATVNIGGREFSYPPFSIEFVQEFKFKNPQSTTLKLYNPAPDTIGVFEAKKKGQGKVYPNVTVSAGYKEDSGTVVLGEAFAYTVVQEGLDRILEVKISDKATKWSTAILNKSYKNVSAEFIVRDICKTLSITPGEINLGIGKFYESIVFGRFKDSIQKLTRETNSEFFFKNGLLTIVPSNPKVKTIVSLDSGSGLLERPQKTSDGYKIKTLFLYNLNLSDVVQINSKEVNVRASITKVNRTFSTFGDAYCEFEVVPV, translated from the coding sequence ATGACGGCGTTGTACAATAGAGTGGCGACGGTAAATATCGGGGGAAGAGAGTTTTCCTATCCTCCATTTTCCATTGAATTTGTACAGGAATTCAAATTCAAAAATCCTCAATCAACGACTCTTAAATTATACAATCCTGCGCCGGATACGATCGGGGTCTTCGAGGCTAAAAAGAAAGGTCAAGGAAAGGTATATCCGAACGTAACGGTTTCGGCCGGCTACAAAGAGGATTCCGGGACCGTGGTTTTGGGAGAGGCTTTCGCTTATACTGTAGTTCAGGAAGGCTTAGACAGAATTTTAGAAGTGAAAATCTCGGATAAGGCCACAAAATGGAGCACTGCAATTTTAAATAAAAGTTATAAGAATGTGAGTGCTGAATTTATCGTTAGGGATATTTGCAAAACTTTGAGCATTACCCCCGGAGAAATTAATTTAGGCATCGGGAAATTTTACGAGTCCATCGTTTTCGGCCGTTTCAAGGATTCGATCCAGAAATTGACGAGGGAAACCAATTCGGAATTCTTCTTTAAAAACGGACTTTTAACGATAGTTCCATCGAATCCGAAAGTTAAAACTATAGTTAGTTTGGATTCGGGTTCGGGACTATTGGAGCGACCGCAGAAGACGTCGGACGGCTATAAAATAAAAACATTATTTTTATATAATTTAAACCTGAGCGATGTGGTCCAAATTAATTCCAAAGAAGTGAATGTTAGAGCAAGCATCACGAAAGTGAATCGGACTTTTTCAACGTTCGGTGACGCTTATTGTGAATTCGAGGTCGTACCTGTATGA
- a CDS encoding phage baseplate plug family protein, giving the protein MDLQYLPLTVDEVPVEKDFLIGETYSFRFLYNDRTDFYTCTILDPDGNILFITKILYATPMIDSVVDGLNINRKILPLNPQEIEQASILQGQVVNRASLGSTILLLLGNIISS; this is encoded by the coding sequence TTGGATTTACAATATCTCCCGCTTACTGTCGACGAGGTTCCGGTCGAAAAGGATTTCCTGATCGGCGAAACCTATTCCTTTCGGTTTCTTTATAACGATCGGACCGATTTTTATACCTGCACGATTTTGGATCCTGACGGGAATATTCTATTTATAACGAAAATTTTATATGCTACTCCGATGATCGACTCGGTAGTAGACGGCTTAAACATAAACCGGAAGATACTGCCCTTGAACCCTCAAGAAATCGAGCAGGCTAGCATTTTACAGGGGCAGGTTGTAAATCGAGCGTCTCTAGGCTCGACGATTTTGCTCTTGTTAGGGAATATTATTTCGTCATGA
- a CDS encoding phage baseplate protein — MLPSASSIYQSALTSGKTFLSSASNGQDQVIFDSTITVSKEVSGKGTNHAIEKGADITDHINYEPLTMHLTAIITDSDYLPFFHLRGKVADRLAMLETWMMSKEILNYSVYDYGIIKNVFIESYKEDSTIDTGDGRQIELTLKQIIIVDSKSQDIPLRNGVTKKGPSQSSTTSTTGNAGASKPVCSSVGG, encoded by the coding sequence ATGCTTCCCTCCGCTAGTTCAATTTATCAAAGCGCCTTAACTTCCGGAAAAACTTTCCTGAGTTCGGCAAGCAACGGGCAAGATCAGGTTATTTTCGATTCCACAATTACTGTCTCGAAAGAAGTTTCAGGAAAGGGGACAAATCATGCGATCGAAAAAGGGGCGGACATCACCGATCATATCAATTACGAACCGCTGACCATGCACCTCACTGCGATCATCACGGATTCAGATTACTTACCGTTTTTCCACCTTCGCGGGAAGGTTGCAGATAGACTGGCGATGTTAGAAACGTGGATGATGTCCAAAGAAATTTTGAATTATTCCGTCTACGATTATGGAATTATAAAAAATGTTTTTATCGAATCCTATAAAGAAGATTCGACCATCGATACCGGGGATGGTCGGCAAATTGAACTCACGCTCAAACAGATAATCATCGTAGATTCCAAATCGCAGGACATCCCTTTGCGAAACGGCGTTACAAAAAAAGGACCCTCCCAGTCGTCCACTACCTCAACCACGGGAAATGCGGGTGCAAGTAAACCAGTGTGTTCGTCAGTGGGAGGATAG
- a CDS encoding LIC12611 family phage tail protein, with protein MDDTWIIEMQRLASQAKKLAAEFNGLTRQARTVSQNFRGLANAAKPLLSQFNNITKSIKAIPQGFKKLADSSGPLLIQLKNISKSIKTTSEKFSSFSKTIDKTSENLRRSNSKTQKGAKKGESPGKSFADFAKDGFNIVVPFLKDSIKVSTELEKQRMQLKELAGPGYEQLEKSLQKVGDLSKNVFSEKEMMQASATALKNGASIQFINNSMETFQKVAAVTGKSISDLYSLPEQERKKVLESYSKDQKKAAGLQEQYNYMVQSGAFAEQQFTNSMERLQGAIGKILGPFIGPLAEGFASLVNYFTDGEDGITRLKAVMLLFLPLALGGIAAMLPGLWAMAVAGWAVVAPWLPLIGVLLAIGVAFAFIFLLFKDMGDWSKGKKSFIGDLFGPFKNFDKMVKKSFAAGINWIKSAFDSFLNFFRNYGKLIVTLIFPIAGLYLYFDEIKAAFMKLGSWISDMFKNIWSSLIPDQNTILSGIRGVMGLPTSEKKASGGPVTGGNSYLVGERGPELFSPGASGRIIPNSGLGSGSGSVVVQNVVGTLTINVSGPAEAGREIKDAVMRALDELSQDVLPAKLGMVIP; from the coding sequence ATGGATGATACCTGGATCATAGAGATGCAAAGACTCGCATCGCAAGCAAAAAAGCTTGCGGCGGAGTTTAACGGTCTAACTAGGCAGGCAAGAACCGTTTCTCAGAATTTTAGAGGGTTAGCAAATGCTGCTAAGCCTCTTTTATCACAGTTCAATAATATTACTAAAAGTATAAAAGCTATTCCGCAAGGTTTTAAGAAGTTAGCCGACTCTTCGGGACCTTTACTTATTCAGTTGAAAAACATATCCAAAAGTATTAAGACCACTTCGGAAAAATTCTCCTCCTTTAGTAAAACGATTGATAAAACTTCGGAAAACTTAAGGCGATCCAATTCTAAGACGCAAAAAGGCGCTAAAAAGGGGGAATCCCCGGGCAAAAGCTTCGCCGATTTCGCTAAAGATGGTTTCAATATCGTTGTGCCGTTTTTGAAAGATTCTATAAAGGTTTCTACAGAATTAGAAAAGCAGCGCATGCAGTTGAAAGAACTGGCAGGCCCCGGTTATGAACAATTGGAAAAATCGCTTCAAAAGGTCGGCGATCTGTCTAAGAATGTATTTTCCGAAAAGGAAATGATGCAAGCGAGTGCGACAGCTTTAAAGAACGGTGCATCCATTCAATTCATTAATAATTCTATGGAAACTTTTCAGAAGGTCGCGGCGGTCACGGGGAAAAGTATTTCCGATTTATATTCTCTACCGGAACAGGAGAGAAAAAAAGTTTTAGAATCTTATTCAAAAGATCAGAAGAAAGCTGCAGGCCTGCAGGAACAATATAATTACATGGTTCAATCCGGGGCATTTGCGGAACAGCAGTTTACGAATTCTATGGAAAGATTGCAAGGCGCTATCGGAAAAATACTTGGACCGTTTATTGGCCCATTAGCCGAAGGCTTTGCCTCTCTCGTGAATTATTTTACTGATGGGGAAGATGGAATAACTCGATTAAAAGCAGTTATGCTTTTATTTCTACCTCTTGCACTTGGCGGAATAGCAGCTATGCTACCAGGATTATGGGCAATGGCCGTTGCGGGCTGGGCTGTCGTTGCCCCTTGGCTCCCCTTAATTGGTGTCTTACTTGCAATAGGTGTAGCTTTTGCATTCATCTTCCTGCTATTTAAAGATATGGGTGACTGGTCGAAAGGAAAAAAAAGCTTTATTGGCGACCTTTTTGGTCCATTTAAAAATTTCGATAAAATGGTAAAAAAATCTTTTGCAGCCGGTATAAATTGGATTAAAAGCGCCTTTGATAGTTTTTTGAATTTTTTTCGAAATTATGGAAAATTAATCGTTACTCTCATATTCCCCATCGCCGGTCTTTATCTTTATTTCGATGAGATTAAAGCCGCATTCATGAAGCTAGGATCTTGGATTTCCGATATGTTTAAAAATATATGGTCTTCATTGATTCCGGATCAGAATACGATCCTAAGCGGAATTCGGGGCGTAATGGGACTACCTACCTCAGAAAAGAAAGCGTCCGGAGGACCCGTCACCGGTGGAAATTCTTATCTTGTAGGTGAACGAGGGCCGGAACTCTTTTCTCCTGGCGCTTCCGGTAGAATCATTCCGAACAGTGGGCTTGGCAGTGGCTCCGGTTCGGTGGTCGTCCAAAACGTAGTGGGGACCTTAACCATAAATGTTAGCGGACCTGCTGAAGCGGGGCGGGAAATAAAGGATGCCGTCATGAGGGCGCTGGACGAACTCTCCCAGGACGTACTCCCGGCGAAATTAGGAATGGTGATCCCGTAA